In Arthrobacter sp. SLBN-83, one DNA window encodes the following:
- a CDS encoding DMT family transporter translates to MVWLAVGLAVLGAFCLALGAQRQGSAVKADTGGLALSSNGFLRLLRNPRWMFGLLLLCTGMAMNAVALVSAPLTVIQPIGAIALVITTVVNARDQDLTINRATAVSIGACVTGSALFVLLAVNVTQESHHVSPEDELTIVLLLALAVGLFGTLAVTFKHRMNAFIYILGAGILFGFVAVLTRIIGKHLLDPNGLFLLNVQWYSVVAIIAAGGLGSWFVQSAYSTGPPDLVIAGLTVIDPMVGIAIGIIILGELRPDVHAVMAIAMGTAACLAIVGVIALSRHHPEVTKRKKDARKAAGRPSH, encoded by the coding sequence ATGGTGTGGCTAGCCGTCGGCCTGGCGGTGCTTGGCGCGTTCTGCCTCGCCCTGGGTGCCCAGCGCCAGGGCAGCGCTGTCAAAGCCGACACCGGCGGGCTTGCCCTGAGTTCCAACGGCTTCCTGCGCCTGCTCCGCAACCCCCGGTGGATGTTCGGGCTCCTGCTGCTCTGCACCGGGATGGCCATGAACGCCGTGGCCCTGGTGTCCGCGCCACTCACGGTGATCCAGCCCATCGGCGCCATCGCCCTGGTGATCACCACCGTGGTCAACGCCCGCGACCAGGACCTGACCATCAACCGCGCCACGGCCGTCTCCATCGGCGCCTGCGTCACCGGCTCGGCACTCTTTGTCCTCCTGGCGGTCAACGTCACCCAGGAAAGCCACCATGTCAGCCCGGAGGACGAGCTCACCATCGTGCTGCTGCTGGCCCTGGCCGTGGGGCTGTTCGGCACCCTGGCAGTGACGTTCAAGCACCGCATGAACGCGTTCATCTACATCCTGGGCGCCGGTATCCTCTTCGGCTTCGTGGCGGTCCTCACCCGGATCATCGGCAAGCACCTCCTGGACCCCAACGGCCTCTTCCTGCTCAACGTCCAGTGGTACTCGGTGGTGGCCATCATCGCGGCCGGCGGCCTGGGCTCGTGGTTCGTGCAAAGCGCATACTCCACGGGACCGCCGGACCTGGTCATCGCCGGGCTCACCGTGATCGACCCCATGGTGGGCATTGCCATCGGCATCATCATCCTGGGCGAACTGCGTCCCGACGTCCATGCGGTCATGGCAATTGCGATGGGAACGGCTGCCTGCCTTGCTATCGTTGGGGTTATCGCCCTTTCCCGGCACCACCCGGAGGTCACCAAGCGCAAGAAGGACGCGCGCAAGGCCGCCGGCAGGCCGTCCCACTAG
- a CDS encoding glycosyltransferase, whose product MTTPADQRPLTILIAADTYPPDVNGAAQFGYRLAKGMTARGHNVHVLASRDSKGKSFTEFREEATVHRLRSHKAFTHESFRLCFPWEIKKEITLLFDRVKPDVVHIQSHYMIGEHVLYEAVKRGVRIIATNHFMPENLNPFLPFPQWFKDIIGRVSWKDMGKVMGQADVVTTPTPLAARAMHEHAFLRKVLPLSNGIDSAAYELQPGEHIEPHAHPTVLFAGRLAEEKHVDVLIEAIGKTPPELNVHLEIVGGGEVRPALEDLVRRLGLTSRVKFLGLASDDELRTAYIRADLFCMPGTAELQSLVTLEAMSASTPVVLADAMALPHLVRDGENGYLFTPNDSDDLAKKITQVLELPKDQQRAMGRASRQMVEPHSLQGTLQTFEDLYRGATYEDKVV is encoded by the coding sequence ATGACCACGCCAGCCGACCAGCGTCCCCTGACCATTCTCATCGCCGCCGACACCTATCCGCCGGACGTCAACGGCGCTGCCCAGTTCGGATACCGCCTGGCGAAAGGCATGACTGCCAGGGGCCACAACGTCCATGTCCTGGCGTCCCGCGACAGTAAGGGAAAGAGCTTCACCGAGTTCCGCGAGGAAGCAACCGTGCACCGGCTCCGCTCGCACAAGGCGTTCACCCACGAAAGCTTCCGCCTCTGCTTCCCGTGGGAAATCAAGAAGGAAATCACGCTCCTCTTCGACCGGGTGAAGCCCGACGTCGTGCACATCCAAAGCCACTACATGATTGGCGAGCACGTGCTTTACGAGGCCGTTAAGCGCGGCGTCCGGATCATCGCCACCAACCACTTCATGCCCGAGAACCTCAACCCCTTCCTGCCGTTCCCGCAGTGGTTCAAGGACATCATTGGGCGGGTCTCCTGGAAGGACATGGGCAAGGTCATGGGCCAGGCGGATGTGGTCACAACCCCCACGCCGCTTGCCGCCCGTGCCATGCACGAACACGCCTTCCTGCGGAAGGTGCTGCCGTTGTCCAACGGCATCGATTCCGCTGCCTATGAGCTGCAGCCCGGCGAGCACATCGAGCCGCATGCCCACCCCACCGTCCTGTTCGCCGGGCGGCTTGCGGAGGAGAAGCATGTGGACGTGCTCATCGAGGCCATCGGCAAGACGCCGCCGGAGCTGAACGTCCATCTGGAGATCGTGGGCGGGGGAGAGGTGCGCCCTGCACTGGAGGACCTGGTGCGTCGGTTGGGACTCACCAGCCGGGTCAAGTTCCTGGGCCTTGCCAGCGACGACGAACTGCGCACCGCGTACATCCGGGCGGACCTGTTCTGCATGCCCGGAACGGCTGAGCTGCAGTCCCTGGTCACCCTGGAAGCCATGTCCGCCTCCACCCCCGTGGTCCTGGCCGACGCCATGGCCCTGCCGCACCTGGTGCGCGACGGCGAGAACGGCTACCTCTTCACGCCCAACGACAGTGACGACCTCGCCAAGAAGATCACCCAGGTCCTGGAGCTTCCCAAGGACCAGCAGCGCGCCATGGGCCGGGCCAGCCGGCAGATGGTGGAGCCGCACAGCCTCCAGGGAACGCTGCAGACCTTTGAGGACCTGTACCGGGGCGCCACCTACGAGGACAAGGTGGTCTGA
- a CDS encoding CDP-alcohol phosphatidyltransferase family protein, whose protein sequence is MKFIGAGARPGRPQVDHDLVFTIPNLLTVVRFMGVPLFMWLVLAQKEYGAGVIVLAVMAGTDWIDGYIARRFDQASKLGRVLDPIADRLALLAVAFTLVIAGVVHWLYLAALVVPDAVLLALTLSFFHGHPDLPVSVVGKVRTGLLLLGTPLLVLSRLDTGASDQLFAAAWVVLGLGLIGHWIAACNYFWAILRKGRELKQHDGGNG, encoded by the coding sequence GTGAAGTTCATTGGTGCAGGCGCCCGCCCCGGCCGTCCCCAGGTGGACCACGACCTCGTGTTCACCATCCCCAACCTGCTCACCGTGGTGCGGTTCATGGGTGTTCCGCTCTTCATGTGGCTCGTCCTGGCCCAAAAGGAATACGGTGCCGGCGTGATCGTCCTGGCTGTCATGGCAGGCACGGACTGGATCGACGGCTATATTGCCCGGCGCTTCGACCAGGCCTCCAAGCTCGGCAGGGTCCTCGACCCCATCGCCGACCGGCTTGCCCTGCTGGCCGTGGCGTTCACCCTGGTGATTGCCGGCGTCGTGCATTGGCTCTACCTGGCCGCGCTGGTAGTGCCCGATGCCGTGTTGCTGGCCCTGACGCTCTCCTTCTTCCATGGCCACCCGGACCTCCCCGTCAGCGTGGTGGGCAAGGTGCGCACCGGTCTGCTGCTCCTGGGCACCCCGCTGCTGGTCCTCTCCCGCCTGGATACCGGCGCTTCTGACCAACTCTTCGCAGCCGCCTGGGTGGTGTTGGGCCTGGGCCTGATCGGCCACTGGATTGCCGCCTGCAACTACTTCTGGGCCATCCTGCGAAAGGGCAGGGAACTGAAACAGCACGACGGCGGGAACGGCTGA
- a CDS encoding acyl-CoA dehydrogenase family protein — protein sequence MATSAAESHELPYADGDFFAFEQLLSGKEQDRLAEVRDFLAREVKPLAVDCWNRGEFPMDLVPKCAALDLVSPVRRQGYSNLFAGMLHAEVTRADASIATFLGVHDGLFTGSIELLASQEQKDEWLPDIYAFKKIGAFGLTEPLGGSDVAGGTRTTARRDGGNWILNGAKRWIGNATFSDWVVIYARDVADNQVKGFLVDTTLDGFSATKIENKISLRTVQNADIVLTDVVVPDHFKLANANSFRDVNKVLKATRLSVAWQAVGLQLAAFDVARRYAVERHQFGRPLAFFQLIQDQLVRILGNTVSSMGMMVRLSQLEDEGAAKDEQSALAKAFATARMRDSVALGRSILGGNGIVTDYEMAKIFADAEAIYSYEGTAEINTLVTGRAITGISAIV from the coding sequence ATGGCAACCTCCGCAGCCGAGTCCCACGAGCTTCCCTACGCCGACGGCGACTTCTTCGCCTTCGAGCAGCTTCTGTCCGGCAAGGAACAGGACAGGCTCGCCGAGGTCCGCGACTTCCTGGCGCGCGAGGTCAAGCCCCTTGCCGTGGACTGCTGGAACCGCGGGGAGTTCCCCATGGACCTGGTGCCGAAGTGTGCAGCCCTGGACCTGGTCAGCCCGGTCCGCCGGCAAGGTTACTCCAACCTCTTCGCCGGCATGCTGCACGCGGAGGTCACCCGCGCCGACGCGTCGATCGCCACCTTCCTGGGCGTGCACGACGGGCTGTTTACCGGGTCCATCGAGCTGCTGGCATCCCAGGAGCAAAAGGACGAGTGGCTGCCCGACATCTACGCCTTCAAGAAGATCGGCGCCTTCGGCCTGACCGAGCCGCTGGGCGGCAGCGACGTGGCCGGCGGTACCCGTACCACGGCGCGAAGGGACGGTGGCAACTGGATCCTCAACGGAGCCAAGCGGTGGATCGGCAACGCCACCTTCTCCGACTGGGTGGTCATCTACGCCCGCGACGTTGCCGACAACCAGGTCAAGGGCTTCCTGGTGGACACCACGCTTGATGGATTCAGCGCGACAAAGATCGAAAACAAGATCTCCCTGCGCACCGTCCAGAATGCCGACATCGTCCTCACGGACGTGGTGGTCCCGGACCACTTCAAACTGGCCAACGCCAACAGCTTCCGCGACGTCAACAAGGTGCTCAAGGCCACCCGCCTGTCCGTTGCCTGGCAGGCCGTCGGGCTCCAGCTGGCCGCGTTCGACGTTGCCCGCCGCTACGCTGTGGAGCGGCATCAGTTCGGCCGGCCGCTCGCCTTCTTCCAGCTCATCCAGGACCAGCTGGTCCGGATCCTGGGCAATACCGTCAGCTCCATGGGCATGATGGTCCGCCTCTCCCAGCTGGAGGACGAAGGCGCGGCCAAGGACGAACAGTCCGCCCTGGCAAAGGCCTTTGCCACGGCACGCATGCGGGACAGCGTGGCCCTGGGCCGCAGCATCCTGGGCGGCAACGGCATCGTGACCGACTATGAAATGGCCAAAATTTTTGCCGATGCCGAAGCCATCTACTCGTACGAGGGCACCGCTGAAATCAACACCCTGGTGACGGGCCGGGCCATCACCGGCATTTCGGCCATCGTCTAG
- a CDS encoding M23 family metallopeptidase has protein sequence MKPPVLLAALLLLPASVASPGPAFQYTAAGAQPSGAQSSTIQQERTTAAAGVAARPSWRWPLAPRPPVLRGFDPPPKPWLSGHRGVDLDFTAGTQVVSPAAGSVSFVGVVVDRPVITIDHGGGLRSSFEPVESTLVAGSTVAAGQVIGTAVPGHCPAAQCLHWGVREGEDYVNPLQFVLDLRPSILLPLPGPP, from the coding sequence ATGAAACCACCAGTCCTCCTGGCCGCGCTCCTGCTGCTGCCGGCGTCCGTGGCCTCCCCCGGCCCGGCCTTCCAGTACACCGCAGCCGGCGCGCAGCCCTCCGGGGCCCAATCCAGCACCATTCAGCAGGAAAGGACGACGGCGGCTGCCGGGGTGGCTGCCAGGCCCTCCTGGCGCTGGCCGCTGGCGCCGCGTCCGCCGGTGTTGCGGGGCTTCGATCCCCCACCCAAGCCCTGGCTCAGCGGGCACCGCGGCGTGGACCTGGATTTCACGGCAGGAACACAGGTTGTGTCACCGGCGGCCGGATCGGTCAGTTTCGTGGGCGTGGTGGTGGACCGTCCCGTGATCACCATCGACCATGGCGGCGGGCTGCGCAGCAGTTTCGAACCGGTGGAGAGCACGCTGGTTGCGGGGTCCACCGTGGCGGCCGGCCAGGTGATCGGGACCGCCGTCCCCGGACATTGCCCGGCGGCCCAGTGCCTGCACTGGGGAGTGCGGGAGGGAGAGGACTATGTCAATCCCCTGCAGTTCGTCCTGGACCTTCGCCCGTCCATCCTGCTTCCACTGCCCGGACCGCCATAG